A genomic region of Christiangramia sp. OXR-203 contains the following coding sequences:
- a CDS encoding c-type cytochrome, giving the protein MKKLLFVFGLAAMVACKSDKKENETEDESYVIPSSEKSSEQTPLTASIKRGKGIYSDLCVTCHLPNGKGIAGTYPPLDGSNWLTEKREESIRGVKYGMKGPIEVNGEKYDNVMTPMGLSDQEVADAMNYVMNSWSNNIDDMVTVEEVAAVKESAE; this is encoded by the coding sequence ATGAAGAAACTACTTTTCGTATTTGGATTAGCCGCGATGGTGGCTTGTAAATCTGATAAAAAAGAAAATGAAACCGAAGATGAATCTTACGTAATTCCTTCTTCGGAAAAGTCCAGCGAACAAACGCCGCTAACTGCAAGTATTAAGAGAGGAAAAGGTATTTATTCAGATCTTTGTGTGACCTGTCACTTACCAAACGGGAAAGGGATTGCAGGAACCTATCCTCCACTCGATGGTTCAAACTGGCTTACAGAAAAGCGTGAAGAAAGCATTCGCGGTGTTAAATATGGAATGAAAGGTCCTATTGAAGTGAACGGTGAGAAATATGACAACGTAATGACTCCAATGGGCTTGAGTGACCAGGAAGTTGCAGATGCAATGAACTACGTCATGAACTCCTGGAGCAACAATATAGACGATATGGTGACGGTTGAAGAAGTAGCTGCTGTCAAGGAAAGCGCTGAGTAA
- a CDS encoding methylmalonyl-CoA mutase subunit beta, with the protein MKQLLFQEFENVSAKQWKQKIQADLKGADYNEKLVTKTLHGIDIKPFYSSEDISESLSIPNPAHWNICEKIYITSEASAVNKAKEKLQKGTESLWFILASEEIDFVEILKSISEEVPVYLQCEFLNSEFILKLDKEISKTNRKVYLRNDIIGNLARSGNWFENLKSDHSELENIIQKSSGFASVLSIDLGLYQNAGANIPQQLAYSLAQVSEYLHYFEGLESEKKASIKIQFYVSVGSDYFFEISKIRALRWLFATIAPEFGFHKDCHIVAEPTKRTKTLYDFNVNLLRTTTESMSAILGGADSICNLPYDAIYHKNNEFGDRIARNQLLVMRHESYFGKVGNVAEGTYYIESITRQIAEKALQIFKDIEKGGGFLKELKEGIIQKKIKQSAKEEQLKFDSGELILIGTNKFENPEDRMKDDLELFPFLKQNPRKTLLQPILERRLSEAMEQKRLEKETSAETSQN; encoded by the coding sequence ATGAAGCAATTGTTATTTCAGGAATTTGAAAATGTTTCTGCAAAGCAATGGAAACAAAAGATCCAGGCAGATCTTAAAGGTGCCGATTATAACGAGAAACTGGTTACCAAAACTCTCCACGGCATTGATATAAAACCCTTCTATTCTTCGGAAGATATTTCAGAAAGTCTTTCGATCCCCAATCCGGCTCACTGGAACATCTGTGAAAAGATCTATATCACTTCTGAAGCTTCCGCAGTGAATAAAGCCAAGGAGAAACTACAGAAGGGAACTGAATCTTTATGGTTCATTTTAGCTTCTGAAGAAATCGATTTCGTAGAAATTCTGAAGTCGATATCTGAAGAAGTTCCGGTTTACCTGCAATGTGAATTCCTGAATTCAGAATTTATTCTGAAGCTGGATAAGGAAATTAGTAAGACTAATCGAAAGGTTTACTTGCGCAATGATATTATAGGCAACCTGGCCCGATCTGGAAACTGGTTCGAAAACCTGAAATCTGATCATTCAGAATTAGAAAATATTATACAGAAAAGCTCAGGTTTTGCTTCAGTATTAAGCATTGACCTGGGTTTATATCAAAATGCGGGGGCAAATATTCCGCAGCAACTGGCATATTCACTTGCCCAGGTTTCAGAATATCTACATTATTTTGAAGGACTGGAATCAGAAAAGAAGGCGAGTATTAAAATTCAATTTTACGTTTCGGTAGGATCAGATTATTTTTTCGAAATTTCAAAAATAAGAGCATTACGCTGGCTATTTGCTACCATTGCACCAGAATTCGGGTTCCATAAAGATTGTCATATTGTTGCTGAACCAACAAAACGAACTAAAACCTTATACGACTTCAATGTTAACCTGCTTAGAACCACCACAGAAAGTATGAGTGCGATCCTTGGAGGTGCAGACAGCATTTGCAATTTGCCTTACGATGCGATCTACCATAAAAATAACGAGTTTGGTGACCGCATTGCCCGCAATCAATTGCTGGTGATGAGACACGAAAGCTATTTTGGAAAAGTAGGAAATGTTGCTGAAGGCACTTATTATATAGAAAGCATCACACGCCAAATTGCTGAAAAAGCTTTACAGATATTCAAGGATATCGAAAAAGGTGGCGGTTTTTTAAAGGAGCTTAAAGAAGGAATTATTCAGAAAAAGATCAAACAAAGCGCGAAAGAAGAACAACTTAAATTTGATTCGGGAGAATTGATCCTTATTGGAACTAACAAATTTGAAAATCCTGAAGACAGGATGAAAGATGATCTTGAGTTATTCCCTTTTTTAAAGCAGAACCCAAGAAAAACGCTTTTACAGCCAATCCTGGAAAGAAGATTAAGTGAAGCGATGGAGCAAAAACGACTGGAAAAGGAAACTTCTGCAGAAACCTCTCAAAATTAA
- a CDS encoding FtsB family cell division protein — protein MKLKDLRKKRWFRFISNKYVLISIIFIGWMFFLDTNSWFIHHELDLEIEELQRNKSYYQEEIAKDKAIIEDLQDSVQLERFARQKYYMKRPNEDIYIIEYDTID, from the coding sequence ATGAAATTAAAAGACCTGCGTAAAAAACGATGGTTCCGGTTTATCAGCAACAAATATGTACTGATAAGCATTATTTTCATAGGCTGGATGTTCTTTCTGGATACTAATTCCTGGTTTATACATCATGAACTGGATTTGGAAATAGAAGAACTTCAGCGAAATAAAAGCTATTATCAGGAAGAGATCGCGAAAGACAAGGCTATCATCGAAGATCTTCAGGATTCGGTGCAACTCGAACGTTTTGCCCGCCAGAAGTACTATATGAAAAGACCCAATGAAGATATTTATATTATCGAGTACGATACTATAGATTGA
- a CDS encoding PQQ-dependent sugar dehydrogenase: MKNYIASIGILLSVYACGDSKSESDLSENTNDPVAEPGDTSEEGQQVPAPIEAGVSDAYGFEMVVEGLNIPWGFTFMPDKSILITEKNGDIIHFKNGEKIQISGGPEVYDRGQGGLLDVVLHPEYESNGWIYFSYASPEGNADGGNTAIMRAKLEGNKLTSKEVLYKASPNTTKGQHFGSRIAFDKNGYLFFSAGERGERDVNPQDISRDNGKVYRLNDDGSIPSDNPFVGEENAVEAIYSYGHRNPQGMILNPETGEIWVHEHGPKGGDEINVVEKGANYGWPVVTYGENYSGTPITDERSKPGMKDPIFYWLPSIAPSGFAYVTSEKFPELKGNLLVGSLKFQYLELLELDGKKITKRTKLIDGAGRMRDVRQGPDGDIYVAIEGKGIAKLTNK, from the coding sequence ATGAAAAATTATATTGCATCCATAGGTATTCTACTTTCAGTTTATGCCTGTGGTGATTCTAAGTCTGAAAGCGATCTTTCAGAAAATACAAATGACCCTGTTGCCGAGCCCGGAGATACTTCTGAAGAAGGTCAACAGGTACCAGCCCCTATCGAAGCTGGAGTTTCAGATGCTTATGGATTTGAAATGGTTGTTGAAGGGCTGAATATCCCATGGGGTTTTACATTTATGCCGGATAAGAGCATACTTATTACTGAAAAAAACGGTGATATCATTCATTTTAAAAATGGTGAAAAGATCCAGATTTCCGGTGGTCCTGAGGTTTATGATCGCGGTCAGGGAGGTTTACTTGATGTGGTGCTTCACCCAGAATACGAATCTAATGGCTGGATCTATTTCTCCTATGCTTCCCCGGAAGGTAATGCAGATGGTGGGAATACTGCCATTATGCGTGCAAAACTTGAAGGCAACAAACTAACTTCAAAAGAGGTGCTTTACAAAGCTTCTCCAAATACAACCAAAGGTCAGCATTTTGGCTCCAGGATAGCTTTTGATAAAAACGGTTACCTGTTCTTTAGTGCTGGTGAAAGAGGTGAGCGCGATGTAAACCCACAGGATATCTCTCGTGACAACGGAAAAGTTTACAGGTTAAATGATGATGGTTCTATTCCATCAGACAATCCTTTCGTTGGTGAAGAGAATGCCGTTGAAGCGATCTATTCCTACGGACATAGAAATCCGCAGGGAATGATTCTTAATCCTGAAACCGGAGAGATCTGGGTACATGAGCATGGACCAAAAGGTGGAGATGAGATCAATGTTGTAGAGAAAGGCGCTAATTATGGTTGGCCTGTAGTGACTTATGGTGAAAATTACAGCGGGACGCCTATTACCGACGAACGCAGCAAACCAGGAATGAAAGATCCTATTTTCTACTGGCTACCTTCTATTGCTCCTAGCGGATTCGCTTATGTAACTTCAGAAAAATTTCCAGAATTGAAAGGCAACCTTTTAGTAGGATCTCTAAAATTTCAATATCTTGAACTCCTTGAATTGGATGGTAAAAAGATCACTAAAAGAACCAAACTTATTGATGGTGCAGGACGTATGCGCGACGTAAGACAGGGACCAGATGGAGATATTTATGTTGCCATTGAAGGAAAAGGAATTGCAAAATTAACCAACAAATAA
- a CDS encoding site-specific integrase, giving the protein MPNYTTFSVLFFVRKHHDETKKLFIYTRITVNGRRSEISLKRSIPVNHWDASKGRARGTATKSRILNQYLDQVYNKLLDCHKQLSSENKIISAQSIKARFYGSDDHKKTLLELMDYHNSHMRNVLKPGTLKNYYTTETYLKEFLKKKMTCNDIILKQINYRFVTDFEQFLRKYSAKVSRKTCGNNGTMKHLERFKKMLNLAIKLEWLVKNPFNNFKFRFEKNERQYLSKRELQIVESTEFTRSSLEKVKDIFIFSCYTGLSYVDIKELTIHQIVKGIDGSNWIFTKREKTDETVKVPLLPQAQFLLDKYRHQITSNDYLFPVCSNQKVNKYLKEIMLQLKIKKNLTFHSARHTFATTITLSNGVPIETVSKLLGHTKLSTTQIYARVLENKLSEDMLALKDKLSSYV; this is encoded by the coding sequence ATGCCTAATTACACTACCTTTTCCGTATTATTCTTTGTTCGCAAACATCATGATGAGACGAAGAAATTATTTATTTACACCCGAATTACTGTCAATGGAAGACGCTCCGAAATCAGTCTAAAAAGATCAATTCCGGTGAATCATTGGGACGCCTCAAAAGGACGCGCCAGGGGAACAGCTACAAAATCACGAATCCTGAACCAGTATTTGGACCAGGTTTACAATAAGTTGCTTGACTGCCACAAACAACTATCTTCAGAGAATAAAATAATCTCCGCCCAAAGTATCAAAGCTCGTTTCTACGGGAGTGATGATCATAAGAAAACCTTATTGGAACTCATGGATTATCATAATTCTCATATGAGAAATGTGCTAAAACCCGGAACGCTCAAAAATTATTATACCACTGAAACTTATTTAAAGGAGTTTTTAAAGAAGAAAATGACCTGCAATGACATCATCCTTAAGCAAATCAATTACCGGTTTGTAACCGACTTTGAACAGTTTTTGCGCAAGTATTCTGCAAAGGTTTCCAGAAAGACTTGTGGCAATAACGGCACGATGAAACACTTGGAGCGCTTTAAAAAGATGCTCAATCTGGCAATTAAACTAGAGTGGTTAGTTAAAAATCCTTTTAATAACTTTAAATTCCGGTTTGAAAAGAATGAGCGGCAATACCTAAGTAAGCGAGAGCTTCAAATAGTAGAGTCTACCGAATTTACTAGAAGTAGCTTAGAGAAAGTAAAAGATATTTTTATTTTTTCCTGTTATACTGGGCTTTCTTATGTTGATATTAAAGAATTAACTATTCATCAGATTGTAAAAGGAATTGATGGGAGTAACTGGATCTTTACCAAACGGGAAAAAACTGATGAAACCGTAAAAGTGCCATTACTTCCCCAGGCGCAATTTCTATTAGATAAATACAGGCACCAAATTACTTCAAATGATTATTTGTTTCCGGTATGTTCTAATCAAAAGGTCAATAAATATCTAAAGGAGATTATGTTGCAATTGAAAATAAAAAAGAACCTCACTTTTCATTCTGCCAGGCATACTTTTGCCACTACAATAACTTTATCTAATGGAGTGCCTATTGAAACAGTTTCTAAGCTATTGGGCCATACGAAATTATCAACTACACAAATTTATGCAAGAGTTTTGGAAAATAAATTGAGTGAAGATATGCTGGCATTGAAAGACAAACTTAGTTCATATGTTTAG
- a CDS encoding SDR family oxidoreductase: MDLKKKMLRDDALAGKTIVVTGGGSGLGKSMTTYFLELGANVAITSRNMEKLEKVAKELEEQTGGRCLPLQCDVRHYDQVEAMREKAVAEFGSVDILLNNAAGNFISPTERLSANAFDTIIDIVLKGSKNCTLAFGKHWIDEKQENKNILNIVTTYAWTGSAYVVPSATAKAGVLAMTRSLAVEWAKYGIRSNAIAPGPFPTKGAWDRLLPGDLKEKFDLAKKVPLKRVGDHQELANLAAYLVSDFSAYVNGEVITIDGGEWLKGAGQFNLLEDVPEEMWDMLEQMIKSKRGK, from the coding sequence ATGGATTTAAAGAAAAAAATGCTCCGTGATGATGCTTTAGCCGGAAAAACGATAGTTGTAACCGGCGGTGGTAGTGGTCTTGGAAAATCGATGACCACTTATTTCCTGGAACTGGGAGCAAACGTTGCGATCACTTCCAGAAATATGGAAAAGCTGGAGAAAGTAGCAAAAGAACTGGAAGAACAAACCGGTGGAAGATGTCTTCCTTTGCAGTGTGATGTGAGACATTACGATCAGGTGGAAGCTATGCGCGAAAAAGCGGTAGCCGAATTTGGATCTGTAGACATTCTCCTGAACAACGCAGCTGGTAATTTTATATCTCCAACAGAACGTTTGAGTGCCAATGCCTTTGACACTATTATAGATATCGTTTTAAAAGGTAGTAAAAACTGTACGCTTGCTTTCGGGAAACACTGGATCGACGAAAAGCAAGAAAACAAAAATATTCTTAATATCGTTACTACCTATGCCTGGACGGGATCTGCTTATGTAGTTCCAAGTGCTACCGCAAAAGCCGGTGTACTTGCCATGACCAGATCTCTTGCAGTAGAATGGGCGAAATACGGGATTAGATCTAATGCTATCGCCCCTGGACCTTTTCCTACTAAAGGCGCATGGGACAGATTACTACCAGGGGATCTAAAAGAAAAGTTCGATCTGGCTAAAAAAGTCCCCCTTAAGAGAGTTGGAGATCACCAGGAACTGGCAAATCTCGCGGCATATCTTGTTTCAGATTTCTCTGCATATGTAAATGGCGAAGTGATCACCATAGATGGTGGAGAATGGTTGAAAGGTGCCGGACAGTTTAATTTACTGGAAGATGTTCCTGAAGAAATGTGGGACATGCTGGAACAAATGATCAAATCTAAAAGAGGAAAGTAG
- the udk gene encoding uridine kinase — MLIIGIAGGTGSGKTTVVNQIIDELKHEEVDVISQDSYYQDTSHLTFEERKKINFDHPKSIDFDLLAEHLRQLRAGHNIQQPVYSFKEHNRTGEFVEIHPRKVVIVEGILILTHPEIRDLFDIKIYVHADSDERLIRRLKRDIADRGRDLEEVLWRYQTTLKPMHQQFIEPTKEFADIIIPTNRYNTVAVDIVQTIIKDRLS; from the coding sequence ATGCTAATTATTGGGATCGCCGGTGGTACCGGGAGTGGTAAGACTACGGTTGTAAATCAAATCATCGATGAACTAAAACATGAAGAGGTAGATGTAATCTCCCAGGATTCTTACTACCAGGACACCTCTCATCTTACTTTTGAAGAGCGTAAAAAGATAAATTTTGACCATCCCAAATCAATAGATTTCGATCTTCTGGCTGAACATTTAAGACAGTTACGCGCTGGTCATAACATTCAGCAACCGGTTTATTCTTTTAAGGAACACAATAGAACCGGAGAGTTTGTAGAGATACATCCTCGAAAAGTAGTGATCGTTGAAGGGATCCTTATCCTCACCCATCCTGAAATTCGCGATCTTTTTGACATCAAGATCTACGTTCATGCAGACAGTGATGAGCGATTGATTCGGCGTTTAAAACGTGATATTGCAGATCGCGGTCGTGATCTTGAAGAAGTGCTCTGGAGATACCAGACGACTTTAAAACCAATGCATCAGCAGTTTATAGAACCTACCAAAGAATTTGCTGATATCATCATTCCTACCAATCGCTACAATACGGTGGCTGTTGACATCGTTCAGACTATTATCAAAGATCGCTTAAGCTAA
- the scpA gene encoding methylmalonyl-CoA mutase — MSRKDLQHISLNDKDLSSAKKISAETFETPEEIEIKTSYSKEDLSEAEHLEFAAGIPPYLRGPYSTMYVSRPWTIRQYAGFSTAEESNAFYRRNLAAGQKGLSVAFDLPTHRGYDSDHERVVGDVGKAGVAIDSVEDMKILFDQIPLDKMSVSMTMNGAVLPIMAFYIVAAEEQGVKPELLSGTIQNDILKEFMVRNTYIYPPTPSMKIISDIFEYSSQKMPKFNSISISGYHMQEAGATCDIELAYTLADGLEYIRKGLDAGMKIDSFAPRLSFFWAIGMNHFMEIAKMRAGRMLWAKLVKQFNPTNPKSLSLRTHSQTSGWSLTEQDPFNNVARTCIEAAAAAFGGTQSLHTNALDEAIALPTDFSARIARNTQLYLQQETNITKTVDPWAGSYYVEKLTEEIAAKAWKLIEEVEELGGMTKAIEAGIPKMRIEEAAARKQARIDSETDVIIGVNKYRLDKEDDMVTLEVDNQTVRKQQVARLEKIRSERDSDKVKNSLEKLTRAAKEENANLLELAVEAARDRATLGEISDALESVYGRYKAKIQSFSGVYSKEMKDNSSFKKAREMADKFAEMEGRRPRIMVAKMGQDGHDRGAKVVATGYADLGFDVDIGPLFQTPAEAAQQAVENDVHILGVSSLAAGHKTLVPQVIEELQKLGRDDIMVIVGGVIPSQDYQFLFDSGAVAVFGPGTKISDAAIQLLEILIDE; from the coding sequence ATGTCACGTAAAGACCTTCAACATATAAGCTTAAACGATAAAGATCTATCTTCAGCAAAGAAAATAAGTGCGGAGACCTTTGAGACTCCCGAAGAGATAGAGATCAAAACATCTTACTCGAAAGAAGACCTTTCAGAAGCAGAACATCTTGAATTCGCCGCCGGAATCCCTCCCTATTTACGTGGACCATACAGTACGATGTACGTGAGCAGACCATGGACGATAAGACAATATGCAGGCTTTTCCACCGCCGAAGAAAGTAATGCTTTTTACAGACGAAATTTAGCTGCAGGACAAAAAGGACTATCTGTAGCCTTCGACTTGCCCACCCATCGAGGATATGACAGCGATCATGAACGTGTAGTTGGAGATGTTGGTAAAGCCGGGGTTGCGATAGATTCGGTAGAGGACATGAAGATCCTTTTCGACCAGATTCCGCTGGATAAAATGTCGGTTTCCATGACTATGAATGGAGCAGTTCTGCCCATTATGGCGTTCTACATCGTTGCTGCGGAAGAACAGGGCGTAAAACCAGAATTATTGTCAGGTACGATCCAGAATGATATATTAAAGGAGTTTATGGTAAGGAATACTTATATCTACCCTCCTACTCCTTCCATGAAGATCATTTCAGACATATTTGAGTATTCATCTCAAAAAATGCCGAAATTTAATAGCATTAGTATTTCCGGTTATCATATGCAGGAAGCCGGTGCTACCTGCGATATTGAGCTTGCGTATACGCTGGCTGATGGACTGGAATATATTCGTAAAGGACTAGATGCAGGAATGAAAATAGACAGTTTCGCGCCAAGACTCTCGTTTTTCTGGGCGATTGGAATGAACCATTTTATGGAGATCGCCAAAATGCGCGCAGGAAGAATGTTATGGGCAAAATTGGTAAAGCAATTTAATCCTACGAATCCTAAATCCCTAAGTCTTAGAACACACTCACAAACAAGTGGATGGAGCTTGACCGAGCAGGATCCGTTTAATAACGTGGCGAGAACCTGTATCGAGGCAGCGGCAGCTGCCTTTGGTGGAACCCAGAGTTTACATACCAATGCTCTCGATGAAGCGATCGCACTGCCAACCGACTTTTCCGCCAGAATAGCTCGAAATACGCAACTTTATCTTCAACAGGAGACGAATATTACCAAGACGGTGGATCCATGGGCTGGAAGCTATTATGTTGAAAAGCTTACCGAAGAGATCGCTGCCAAGGCCTGGAAGCTCATTGAAGAAGTTGAAGAACTTGGAGGGATGACCAAAGCTATTGAGGCCGGGATTCCAAAAATGAGGATCGAAGAAGCTGCTGCCAGAAAGCAGGCCAGGATAGACAGCGAAACAGATGTGATCATAGGTGTGAACAAATATCGTCTGGATAAGGAAGATGATATGGTTACTCTGGAAGTAGACAATCAAACCGTGCGAAAACAACAGGTCGCCAGGCTAGAAAAAATAAGATCGGAGAGAGATTCAGATAAGGTGAAAAATAGCCTTGAAAAACTGACCAGAGCTGCTAAAGAAGAAAATGCTAACTTACTGGAACTTGCCGTTGAAGCAGCACGTGATCGTGCTACATTAGGTGAAATTAGTGATGCACTCGAAAGCGTCTATGGTAGATATAAAGCTAAAATTCAGTCATTCAGCGGAGTATATTCAAAAGAAATGAAAGACAACAGCTCATTTAAAAAGGCTCGAGAAATGGCCGACAAGTTCGCTGAAATGGAAGGTCGCCGACCCAGGATCATGGTTGCGAAAATGGGACAGGACGGTCACGATCGTGGAGCGAAAGTAGTAGCTACCGGATATGCCGATCTTGGTTTTGACGTAGATATTGGACCATTGTTCCAGACTCCTGCCGAGGCAGCACAACAGGCTGTAGAAAATGACGTTCATATTCTTGGGGTATCTTCACTGGCTGCTGGACACAAAACCCTTGTTCCCCAGGTTATTGAAGAACTTCAGAAGCTAGGACGTGATGATATCATGGTCATCGTTGGAGGTGTGATCCCATCTCAGGATTATCAGTTTCTTTTCGATTCTGGAGCCGTGGCTGTATTTGGCCCGGGAACCAAGATTAGTGATGCTGCGATACAATTACTAGAAATATTAATCGACGAATAA
- a CDS encoding zinc-dependent metalloprotease produces MPKKLLVLLMIFFLFPIISIAQNDICGTPDNPLTQKTKDLINQSKMMQVELCVNIRFHILQNSSGDSAVPDSHINLILNDLNLAFNQHQIFFNNVGINHIQNDTYYNIDDNGDDEGVTEFNGLISLNDNDPNAINLYIVNDAESFGGRAQRPGNSTVIASSSVLSTTNAHEIGHNFGLLHTHSTASGTENIERSGSNANCNQAGDGFCSTPADPNLLNQIVDPPVYKVDTSCNYTAAETRNGLPYDPDTSNFMSYSRRYCRDSFTQEQGDFMNVMIQTESVLQQTVSSICTIPEIVGSDFICIGSNYTYILQNPPSTYNWSISNNMDIVTFTSSSITVKAKYSTSQGNGFITATYNNGAEATKEVYVGKPYANLPQAPNLCTNSFSDPYTLPASDGATSYRLESGSPNLQINGQSEVTFTNAPVPLIYFSSSSPGTYLVQLFTSNPCGGESRGAMYVTSETCGLGGPGGFNVYPNPASSEVTIEANPEKSNSTYETQSLVIAQPTQLAKLYDFNGSFVKDIELDPYGTTKLDVSNLKEGMYFLKIQVKEEEETYKIIVRR; encoded by the coding sequence ATGCCTAAAAAACTACTTGTACTTTTAATGATATTCTTTCTATTTCCAATAATTTCTATCGCTCAAAATGATATATGTGGAACTCCTGACAATCCTTTAACTCAAAAAACAAAGGATTTAATAAATCAGTCAAAAATGATGCAAGTAGAACTTTGTGTAAATATACGGTTTCATATTTTACAGAATTCCTCAGGAGATAGTGCAGTTCCAGATTCGCATATTAATTTAATCTTAAATGATTTAAACTTGGCTTTTAACCAACATCAAATCTTTTTTAACAACGTCGGGATAAATCATATTCAAAACGATACATATTACAACATTGATGATAATGGGGATGATGAGGGTGTAACAGAATTTAATGGATTGATAAGTCTGAATGATAATGATCCCAATGCAATTAACCTATATATCGTTAACGATGCCGAAAGCTTTGGAGGAAGAGCCCAGCGTCCAGGGAATTCTACTGTAATCGCTTCGAGTTCAGTTCTATCAACAACTAATGCTCATGAGATTGGCCATAATTTTGGTTTACTACACACGCATTCTACTGCTTCTGGCACAGAGAATATAGAACGTTCTGGCTCTAATGCTAACTGTAACCAAGCCGGAGATGGCTTTTGTTCTACACCTGCAGATCCCAATTTATTAAATCAAATTGTCGATCCTCCAGTATATAAAGTTGATACTAGCTGTAATTATACAGCTGCTGAAACCAGAAATGGTTTGCCTTATGATCCTGACACAAGTAACTTTATGTCCTATTCCAGACGCTACTGTCGGGATAGTTTTACCCAAGAGCAAGGTGATTTCATGAATGTAATGATACAGACAGAATCAGTATTGCAACAAACTGTTAGCTCTATTTGTACAATCCCAGAAATTGTAGGTAGTGATTTCATCTGTATTGGATCCAACTACACATATATATTACAGAATCCACCTTCTACTTATAATTGGTCAATTAGCAATAATATGGATATAGTTACTTTTACAAGTTCTTCTATTACTGTGAAAGCTAAATACTCAACAAGTCAAGGGAATGGTTTTATTACGGCAACCTATAATAATGGAGCTGAAGCTACAAAAGAAGTCTATGTGGGAAAACCTTATGCTAACCTACCGCAGGCACCAAACCTTTGCACAAACAGTTTTTCAGACCCATATACTCTCCCAGCTTCTGACGGTGCAACTTCCTATAGACTAGAATCAGGTTCGCCAAATTTACAAATTAATGGTCAGAGTGAAGTTACCTTTACAAACGCTCCAGTGCCATTAATTTATTTTTCTTCCAGCAGCCCTGGTACTTATTTAGTGCAACTATTTACATCGAATCCTTGTGGAGGAGAAAGTAGAGGTGCAATGTATGTTACCTCAGAAACCTGCGGTTTGGGAGGTCCGGGAGGATTTAATGTATATCCGAATCCGGCATCTAGCGAAGTCACTATAGAGGCTAATCCAGAAAAATCAAACAGCACTTATGAAACGCAAAGTTTAGTAATCGCACAACCTACTCAACTCGCGAAATTATATGATTTTAACGGATCCTTTGTCAAAGATATAGAGCTTGATCCATACGGAACTACCAAACTGGATGTCTCTAACTTAAAGGAAGGCATGTATTTTCTAAAAATACAAGTTAAGGAGGAAGAGGAAACTTATAAGATAATTGTTAGACGATAG
- a CDS encoding alpha/beta hydrolase, translated as MIDQSDVLKRNNVTIRGNGRQPIVFAHGYGCDHYMWRFVYPAFLDDYKVILFDHVGSGNSDEAYYDIQKYNSLQGYADDILEICHALDLENVILVGHSVSSMISLLAANKEPTLFSNIIMIGPSPCYIDKGGYKGGFSQQDIDELLETLESNYLGWASAMAPVIMGNPETPELGEELTNSFCRTNPEIAKHFAKVTFLSDNREDLNDLKIPTLIIQCEEDAIAPLTVAEYVSDKITSSTLKLIDATGHCPNLSAPEETISAIKHYLEKKD; from the coding sequence ATGATCGATCAAAGTGACGTATTAAAACGTAATAATGTTACTATTAGGGGAAATGGTCGGCAGCCTATTGTTTTTGCGCATGGTTATGGTTGTGATCACTATATGTGGAGATTCGTTTATCCTGCCTTTCTAGATGATTATAAAGTCATTTTATTCGATCATGTAGGGTCTGGAAACTCTGATGAAGCCTATTATGATATACAGAAATACAATAGCCTGCAAGGTTATGCAGACGATATTCTGGAAATCTGCCATGCATTGGACCTGGAAAATGTTATCCTCGTTGGTCACTCCGTTAGTTCAATGATCTCATTGCTGGCAGCTAATAAGGAGCCAACATTATTTTCTAATATCATCATGATTGGACCTTCTCCATGCTATATAGATAAAGGAGGGTATAAAGGTGGATTTAGTCAGCAGGATATCGATGAATTATTGGAAACCCTGGAAAGCAATTACCTTGGCTGGGCATCTGCAATGGCGCCGGTTATTATGGGAAATCCAGAGACACCAGAATTAGGGGAAGAATTAACCAATAGTTTTTGTAGAACAAACCCGGAGATAGCAAAGCATTTTGCGAAAGTTACTTTCCTTTCAGACAATCGTGAAGATCTAAATGATCTTAAAATACCTACTTTGATCATTCAATGCGAAGAAGATGCTATCGCACCACTCACAGTTGCTGAATATGTTAGCGACAAAATTACGAGCAGTACCTTAAAATTGATCGATGCAACCGGACACTGTCCAAACTTAAGTGCTCCGGAAGAAACGATTTCTGCGATAAAACATTACCTGGAAAAGAAGGACTAA